The following nucleotide sequence is from Carassius gibelio isolate Cgi1373 ecotype wild population from Czech Republic chromosome A24, carGib1.2-hapl.c, whole genome shotgun sequence.
aaaacaaaagagacCATATAAGACAATCAAGTgtatttgatgtttaatatacACATGGAGCACAATCTAAAAATGTACATGATCATTGTAACATGTTGTGGAGGTccatttaaaaattgtatattatgATTTCCAGCAATGGAAAAGGTAATTGAACAGAATTACATCTTGAAAAGCCATTGGAAAATTATAGAAAAGtttatgtattaataatttattattgatgtttttgttttttttaattaataaaaaaaaaaaaaaaaaagtatttacttaAGTTGGATTCAttaaattatttcatatatatatatatatatatatatatatatatatatatatatatatatatatatatatatatatatatataattaatattaatattagaataGGAAGTGTTACCAGGACTAAGACTTcctgtgtttttgcatttttctttattttttattagaaccttttattaatttaatttaaaaaaatattcttatcCAGTAGCCCTATATGACTGAAGAAGTTATGGAAGGTGTGAGAACTGGGGTGGAAGAGATGTATTGCTTATTGCTTTGTCCTGTCATAACAATTAGGCCATGAGATGAGAGAAAAGTCCATAGAAAGGTAGTAAAAAACAGAGAAAGATAGTTGTATTCTTTGTATGCACCCTCTCAGAGGGCACCTCCAGCTGGGAGCAATGGCCAAACGGATCTGTTACCTTTATGAGACAGATGCCTGGTGCTGTGTTACAGCATCACTCAGTCATCGCACCAGACATCCTGCAAGTGTGAgattcgagtgtgtgtgtgtgtgtgtgtgtgtgtgcacttttccCCTAGCTTAATACGTTTTAATTTATGTAGGTGACCGTGAGACTAGATGTTGATGCatatttgatttaacaaatgCTTCCCCTGCTGATGAGGTCTCCTCTGTGTGTCACGGCAGGCTGAGCCCTGAGATCTTCCTCAAGAGGCCTGTCGTTGAGGGAAACCACTGGAGACTCGATTCCATTCTGAGACGGCGAGCGGTGAGTTAATCCAACCGATAGCTGTGATGAAACTGCTATCCATCTGTGGCTTTACTGCACCAGCAATAAAACCTTCCCATTGACTGTTCTCACGTAATAATTTACACTTCAGGGTGTTTTCTGTTTTCttagtaatatattaatattgacTGGCGGATTTGCTGTACTGATTATCAAGAACTGTTTGTTCTTGCAGCAAAAAGGTGTGCGGATCTTTGTGATGTTGTACAAGGAGGTGGAATTGGCTCTCGGCATAAACAGCGAATACAGCAAACGGACACTACAACAACTTCACCCAAATATCAAGGTGAGATGGTAATAGTCAGTTCATGAATTAGCCCTCATGAAGCTacagctgtttggttaccaacaggtaatcatttttttttattaaattaaattaccaaCAGGTAATCAATGACTACAAAGCCATTGGatattaaaatgaaacctattggagcattttttttagttgacaaattgcagatttgtgtgtgtgtgtgtgtgtgtgtgaaaaaaagtaCAGGTGGACCTTATAATGccaataatatatttgtaaaatatttagatatttttaagaataccATTAATGGGCCCACTTTATATTGAGGGcccttaaaaggatagttcacccaaaaatctaaattatgtcaaaaataactgtcatttcgttccaaacccatgagacctctgttcatcttcggaacacagtttaagatattttagatttagtccaagagctctcagtccctccattgaagctgtgtgtacggtatactgtccatgtccacaAAGGTaaggaaaacatcatcaaagtagtccatgtgacatcagagggtcagtcagaattttttgaagcatcgaaaattaattttggtccaaaaatagcaaaaacgactttattcagcattgtcttctcttccgtgtcgtgaacgagtcagtcttttattcattatctggctcggctcggtgttcatcatcagttctctcttcacagcagttcagtcagtgtaccgtttgagtaaatgaattactccgcgATATTGGTTTGTTgtaactcagaggaagtgtcagccacattaaaaaagttatcagcttaagtcatttgtggattaatgcgtattagagacgagaaccgtttaaaactattcggtttgatttggtgaactggttaaaaaagatccggttacatcgaatgattcgttcgcgaaccggacatcacaaattgctttattttgaactctctcacaacagacacggaagagaagacaatgctgaataaagtcacagtttttgctatttttggacccaaatatattttcgatgcttcaaaaaattctaactgcccctctgatgtcacatggactacgtTGATGAttgttttattacctttctggacagggacagtataccgtacacacggcttcaatggagggactgagagctctcggactaaatctaaaaaatcttaaactgtgttacgaAGATTAATGGAGGtgtcacaggtttggaacgacatgagggtgagttattaatgccataatttagatttttgggtgaactatccctttaactaccaTGTACTTGCATTTAGATTAATCATTCGATACTGTGAACCTattgtgtatttatgtttttacattgtacttctaTTCAAAAAGATTCAAAGCGAGTGAAATCAAAATGGTGTAATTAATTCATTAGACTGACTCATAAGGATACACCTGTTgcaaactctaaaaaaaaaaaaaaaactaaatctgacGGAATTGCATAAGGACTTTCTGACTTTATTTCCTAGCTATGAcagttttttttggtttttggtttttttttgcaaaatgtttcttttttgaagtGAAGACTTCTAACAAACTTCTTTTCTCAGGTAATGAGGCATCCTGATCATGTCTCCTCTTCCGTGTACCTGTGGGCGCATCATGAGAAGATTGTAGTCATTGACCAATCGGTGGCTTTCGTGGGAGGCATTGATCTGGCGTACGGGCGCTGGGATGATAAGGAGCATCGGCTGACCGACATTGGAAGTGTTACCAGAACTCTTCCTATGTCTGCAGAGGTTTGGGACATCGCGTATTTTGATTTTATGACATACTggcaatgttatttatatatttatatgctattatatacctattaatattttaaattgactttaattttaatattttatatatatatatatatatatatgtatgtgtgtgtgtatatatatatatatatatatatatatatatatatatatatatgtatatgtgtgtgtgtgtgtgtgtgtgtgtgtgtgtgtgtgtgtgtgtgtgtatatatatatatatatatatatatatatgtatgtatgtatgtatgtatgtgtatatgtatgtatatgtgtagttgctttaattagttttaattaacaataacgtTCCATTCTGAATGCCCTGTTCATTTTAGACATTCAATCTTAAATTACTTGTGATTTATGAGTTCACAATTGAATAAAGGAAGTACTTACTTGATGTCCTACTATGTGTCACAGAAAGCTTCTGAAGGCTCTGCTGCTATGGCCTCGCAGTCAAACGCGCCCAGCATTGTGCAAACTAATGGCAAAAATGTGCCTGTTGACACAGCGGACCAGCCGAAACTAAAAGGACGGGGGAAGACCAGGAGGACCCGATTCAGCATCCGCAGGCACCTGCAAAAACACGGGCTGGCGCCTGCAGACAGCGTGAGCAGCACCGAGAGCTCTGAAGAAAGTGAGTACGAGTACGCCTCCGTTTCTGGAGCGCTGGCGAATGCAGACTAGTGACACGTTACTGATCTAAACTCCCACATTCAGCTGTTATCACACTGCACGGCTGATTTTTCTAATGCTCACTGACAGCTCTTTCATATGACTGACCAGCTTATGCAATGATTTACAGTGTTTACCATAAGTGCAGAAAAACATgaatcattaacattttaattgaggCTTGTGAAACAGTTCTGAGTTTAAGATGAGGACTGCATGTGATATCAAAATGTGTTGTTAGAAAATATGCTCATGGGTGTTTTAGTCTAGAATCTATATTCATGTTCAAAAACTCTTTTTCACTCACGTTTTCCATAACACGCTTTTTAAGAGGGTTGACTTGGTTATAAAGATGCCCATTTTCTTTAGGTTATTCTAACAGTATTTGCAGTCACCAAAATTTGATTCCTCTTAAATGGATTGAGCTGAGGGTTTCCATGCCCTCCTGCTTGTGCCCAAGTGGTGAGTAAGAAGCAGGCTTGGGTGAGACGTTTCAGCTTTGGACTCTGTCAGAGGTTGCCCGTAATTCTGATCCTGAATGGTTTTGTTGTAAAGCGCTATTTTATGAGTCGAAGGGCAACTATTTGAAGTGCTCAGAGTCCAAGCACTGTGTGGTTTGCTGTGTTTCAACACTCATCTGGAGGAGTCTGCAAAAATACGATCTGTCTAAGAGGCAGAATATCCAAAGCTTGCACATTCCAAGCATGTTAGTTTGGACTGATGTTGATAGCTCAACAGTGTGAAAGCATGGATTGTTTCCAGAAGTTGTTGGAAGTTGAAAAAGCTTGGGTTGAGTTTGGGTTGatgtatgtttaatatatattatataatatatataaatgatttttgtgatttatttgctgaataaatcctttttttttctctctctctgtgtcactCTTATTAGAGACTGAAACAGCACAGGAACTGCAAGCAGATGTGATTGGTCTGATGGGGAACACGCGGTTCTGGCATGGCAAAGATTACTGCAACTTTGTTCATAAGGACTGGATCCAGTTGGATAAACCTTTTGATGGTGaattattggatttttttataaataagtgtttattggttttaaaatattttttgtttatataaatacaatgcAATACATAAATGTGTTATCCATACGATATTCATATTATACATGTTAGCaacaatattcaaaatgtaaaatgtttgcattttaacATGCTTTTAAATTAAACCGTAAATGTAAAGttgtttaaaaagtgtttttttcaattcaaattagttaaatttaaatgaattattttctgtattatacTCTTTATGCAGATTTCATCGACAGGCACACAACTCCCAGAATGCCTTGGCATGACATCGCATCGGTGGTTCATGGGAAAGCAGCCAGAGATGTTGCACGGCACTTCATTCAGCGCTGGAATTTCACAAAGGTGAGAAATCTAGCATTGGCATCATTTAGCGCAAAATGCCTTCATTCTATCtctcaatattttaattttctttattgtGGATAGTTGACATAATATTACTGATCTATAATGTTTTCAACTGGTCAGCATTTTTTCACCATTTTTGCCTATGTATTTCCATTAGTTTTGAGGTGTAAgaaatttacttttaaatgtacaaatattccacagtccttttttatatatttggtaAAACCtgcatgcataattaaaatggaaTTAGTTTGAATTGTTTTGGCTAATGCATAACATTTCACGCCACAAGACATTTCAATTTCTTAAAAGTATTTCTTGTCAGCATCTGTGCTGATGACTAAAATCATAAACATGGCTTTCAATTTATGTTTGTATTTGGATTGCCACCTTGTTTCAGATCATGAAGCCCAAATACAGGTCCTTGTCGTACCCATACCTCCTTCCTAAATCTCACACTACTGCGAATGAGATCAAGTATCTGGTCCCTGGCTGCACCCAGACTAATGTCCAGGtacaatatttatgtaaaaatcaaTATTCCATTCAAATCTTCTACAGACAAATACCACATACAGTGTTCATAATGCTAATTCTCTCTTTGATTAGCTGTTGCGATCTGCCTCGGACTGGTCAGCAGGAATAAAATACCACGAGGAGTCGATTCATACGGCTTACGTCAACGTAATTGAAAACAGCAAACACTATATTTACATAGAGGTTTGTGGCACAAAATACATATACTCAGTTCTCTAAATGTGTTCATTTTATAGCCTCACTGTTGATGTATTTGTTGCTAACCACAGAGATTGTGGCTTTAGCATATAATGGATGTCTTATATTAGCCTTTCAGTGAGTAAATGTGTGTTTCCTCTTTCAGAACCAGTTTTTCATAAGCTGTGCGGACAACAGAGTCGTTCACAATAAAATCGGAGATGCCATTGCCAAGAGGATCATAAAAGCATATCGGtgagctgtgtttaataagcaTCAAAATCTTCTTAAATGAAACACTTGTAAATCATTAAGGCATGTGGAAAATTGTTTGTCTAAATACAAAAAGGTGTTCTTTATTGGTGGATCCATAGCCAGCCATGAATAGATAGACTGTGTAACGCCATACTTAAACTGTCTTTCATATTTATATCTTTTACTCTAAACATAGCAAGTGATCTCACGTCCTTTCTTTCTGGTTCACAGGGATGGTAAAAAGTACCGTGTGTATGTGGTGACACCACTGCTTCCTGGGTTCGAGGGGGACATCAACACTGGAGGAGGCAGTGCCATACAGGCAGTCATGCATTTCAATTACAGGTAACGCTAAATATTAAGATCGGAGTATCGTGTAGAAAGAACATTTCCTTAGTGAATCTAtacaggtgcatttcaataaattagaatgttgtggaaaagttcatttcagtaattcagctcaaattgtgacACTCATGTATTAATGTGgtttaagtctttggtacttttattgtgatgattttggctcacatttaacaaaaacccaccaattcactctcaacaaattaaaaattttttataagaccaatacaatttattttatttttttattgaactgttggccatctggaaagtatgttcatttactgtacatgtactcaatacttggtccaTTCCTTGTTAagaattcttgaatcgattttgcttgacaatcctcataaggctgcggttctctcggttggttgtgcatctttttcttacacactttttccttccactcaactttctgttaagatgcttggatacagcactctgtgaacagccagctacgttggcagtgaatgtttgtggcttgtcctccttgtgaagggtgtcaatgattgtcttctggacaactgtcagatcagtagtcttccccatgattgtgtagcctagtgaaccaaactgagggaccattttgaaggctcaggaaacctttgcaggtgttttgagttgattagctgattggtgtatcaccatattctaatttaagGTTGGGTTGTTGGGTTTTtgctaaatgtgagccaaaatcatcaccattaaaagaaccaaagacttaaactacttcagtctgtgtgcactgaatttatttaatacatgtgtttcacaatttgaattgaattactgaaataaatgaacttttccacgacattctaatttgagatgcacctgtactacAATACTTCATTCTGTATAGGTTGAATAAATTGATATAAAGTGAcaagaaatttatttatttattttttgtggtaaGAGCTTTTCTTGTATCGAAGACAGCACATTCCTTACGTTTATctataaaattgaaaataatattcTAGCTGGCAGTAAATAGTTATGTATCACATAAAAAGGAAgtgtttaattaaatgaatttattaaaaaaaaaatttaattgtgccctttttttaaatatattctcaTGTTTGTGCAGGACCATGATTAGGGGAGACTGCTCCATTATCTCtcagctgaagaaagaaagtgagTAGAGAGAGATGTAAATAAATACCCATAAATGTTTAATCTGTGAAGGGTTTATCCGTCATTCTTCAGAAGATCTGGCTCATACATTAACCAGATGTTCTTCCTTGAGGTTTCTGTGAAGGTTCTGTGGTTGACCCATCCTGTACAGGCACTTCGAGACCTATATGGTTTTCTGTATCCACCGTTTTTGAAAAATGAATGgctctgttgtttttatttgatggGTTTCGGTGTCAAAGGAGAGGCTCAAACAGACAAGAGCAAGAAAACAAGTATTTCCTGAAGTGCTAACCTTTCACCTATAAAGCCTTTAGGTATCCCGTTCCAAGAACTACACCGTAATGGACAATAATAGATCATTGTGTCTTATATAAGCTACAACTAAAGCAAACGTGTTTGAGCATATAAGcgaaaactgtagtaacccatgaaGTGTCTTACATTTCTTAATGTAGCTTTAATAACACTAGATCTTACAGAAGCCTTAAGTGCAATAAAACACAACAGTGCCCTCTTGTGGTTCTTGATTCATAGCAAAAGACTAAGTTACAGTCCTTTAGTTGTGAAAGACCTGGTGGAGTATGAAATGTCTAGGTGTTTTTATCGAGCAACATCTATGGTGGATAATAGTCCAATagaacatttttagttttagctgtaaagcagctctacagaagaagaATAGTTTTCATCGTTCAGCTTAGTTCAGTACAGTGTTGATTCTGTTCAGTAACAATGTCAGTTGTGAAATAgtttgaaaaatgtacaaaagttaaatataattttatgggATTGttttaaccaaaataaataaaaatgtctcaattataagcatatagaaaaaaatacaattgatGATTGCTGAATAGTTTTCTCATTTTAGAAATTTAgttactttccttttttttttataaatggtagtttttcattttcatttttagttgtaTTATTTTAGTGCAAGTtaaatgcacatgcacacacacaaaatatttttgtgtgttcCACGGTGAATAAGTTATTTAGGGTAAATgacacaatgtttatttttggctgaactattccttgtAAACGTCAAATGAAAACGGAAAATGAATGTAGAAAAAAACCAAATCCATTTGCTGTCTCTGTATCTGTCTCTGCAGTGGGTGATCAGTGGATGAATTACATCTCACTTGGGGGTCTGAGGACCCACGCTGAGCTGGAGGGAAGGCTGGTGACTGAACTTATATATGTGCACAGCAAGATGCTTATTGCAGACGACAACACTGTCATCATTGGTGAGTAAAAATAGATATTCGCAGAAAGGCAAAATGCATAATGACCGTGGTATCCTCTGTACACTTGCTAATAGAAATTGTGGCAAACTGCTGTCATAATTTGTGGTGATGTGAAGTAAACTGTTTATATCACAGAATGAAAGAGATTAAATGCCTCCTCCTGCCGTTAAGATGTAGTATTGTAGTCCAAATGTCTCTAATATAAATCTTTAATGCATTTTCAGTACTTTCTtcataataatcaaaaatgtattatgcATCTAACAGGTTCTGCCAATATTAATGACCGGAGCATGCTGGGTAAGAGAGACAGTGAGGTGGCTGTCATTTATGAGGATATCCACACTGTGACGTCAGTGATGGACGGTCAGGAGTATCAGGCGGGGCGTTTTGGATTGAGTCTGCGGCTGGAGTGTTTCAGGTTCAGGACTCATTCAAGTCTGTTTCTTGCATTTAGCATTTTTAGAAACATACAAATAAGGTTCAAAGACGTCTTCTGTTTCCTTTGAAATCAATAGGATGATTCTTGGCGCCAACACTGATGACAGCATTGATGTGACGGACCCTATCAGTGACCAGTTTTACAAGGAGGTGTGGATGACCACCGCTGCCCGCAATGCAACCATCTACCAGAAGGTCGGCTTAACCTTTTCACACACaacttctctctgtctgtctacgGTTCATAATTAAATGCATAAGCTGAAGCCTAACTGAAACTTCTCCATCTCCTCCAGGTGTTCCGCTGCTTGCCATCCAGTGATGTTCGGTCAATTTTGGAGTTGGATGGCTTTCTCTCTAAGCCTGGTTTGGAGAAAGAGGACCCTGCACGTGCTCAAGAGGAGCTGAAGAAGATTCGAGGCTTCCTTGTGCAGTTCCCTCTCCAGTTCCTCAGCGAGCAGAACCTTCTGCCACCCATGGGATCAAAAGAAGCCATGGTGCCCATGGACGTTTGGACGTGAAAGAACCTGCCCACATCACGCAAATAAAGTAGACACTTCTGATCCAGAAAATGAGATCTGGAGGAGCTTCAGCCATGGGATGTTTACCCACTTGGAGTTAAGGAGACCAGACTGGTTTGCTTTGTCTGTTTGAAGCTTGATTGTTTATATAGTCTAACACTATGCAACTAATACTAGTTTTTATGAACTTTTCTCATAAATCCTATAAAATGGTGATATGGATGCTTTTGTGAAGTCTTTAGTGTCCTCTGACACTTGATTggatattgtatattattttcttgTTCATGATTATTACACTGTTTTGTGCTCTGTAACATGCTCTGAATATGTATTATTCTCTGCATTTAAGTGCCAACTATGTCTGCGTGACTTTAGTCTCTTTTCTCTATATGAAGTGAATACATTCCTTGTGTACTATATATCTCGAGATACTTTATTGGTCTGTGATAGTGGACATGGTCCATTAATTGTTGCTTTCCTATGGTACAAATTGCCATGTTTTGGTGGCCTTATTTGTTTACTGTCTTCTTAATGCTAGATATGAACTAAAATCCACCAAAGCACTTTTCTATTATGAAACCAAGTTGATTTTATAGGAATAACATGCTAGTATTCAGAATGttgtacagtatactgtacattttgGATAAGAATGAACTGTATACTGTACAACATGCTATGCCTGGAGCTCTAATGTAGTTTACAAACCGTTCTGGAAGTAATGAAACCACTGATCATCACAATCCATTTAGAAGTACTGAATCAACTACATCTGCTACGGTTTAAATAACCTGTCAGGATATCCATGTCACTGTAGAGATTGCAGCATGTGTGTTCTGCATTCTGAATATGAAGCAAGTATCTTCTAACAGTTGTTAGTCAATCACTCACATGTCTGCACTGTTGACTGTGTATCTGCACATTTATATTAGTTCAGAAACTGATTCCTGTTCTCTTTACGTTTTCTTTTCCTCGTGTCTTTTCACTCCCTTTTTTCCCCactatgaattgcatttttgcaCAAAATATGTATCGTTGGGACGTTTATGAAACATGTGAATTGATGCTATACAGATGATTAAACCATGATTTTCACACTACTGTGTCATCTGTTGGTggatccatctgtctgtctgtttatctgtttACAATACCTTTCTGTCTATccatttgtctatctatctatacatgaCTTGGTTATCCATTAGTTCAATATTATGtatttctgtctatctatctatcctctgGCTTTGTATATATCTTTCTACAGTATATCTGTCAGTCTGTCCACTTGTTTAACTGTGGTTTTCTATCAATTTGTCTATCATTTATATGTCTGTCTATATATTTATTCTGTAGtatctgtctatttatctatccatgtgctctgtctgtctgtctattatcAAGAGTGTTGGGATACACTGCTCAGACGGTTCATTGGAACATCATGTCTGTTCtgctgctgactgtgtgtgtgtgtgtgtgtgtgtttctgtgtgtctcGGGGGTGTCTGATAATGACTGAATGTGTGAACACTGTCTTACTGTCTCAGTAGTCTGTGTGGGAGTGTGTGGTGTGTTCATGTGTTTCTTTGGGATAtgtacagctgtcacattccctGCAGACTGTTGTCTGTGAGCTACAGCTGAGCAACAGTCCCCGATACAATCTCCTGACCTTTGACTTACCTCTCACATAGTACATGTATCACCTCATTCGGCGTCACATGGGAGAAACTCACCAGTGCAATTAGGAAGCTATAAAACCTGATGAGTGAGTTTGGAATCTTTAATCTCACgtacaaatattacatttcactGTCAAATTAGCTGCAGTGTCAGTgtataaatgttatgttattagGAGGGTATAATAACTGGCCTCAAGTTTGCCTTTAGGTCTctgtttttgtggaaaacaaGTCCATACACAGTGACATTTCTGTCTGACTGAAAAGAATTGAGAAAGAGAGATCAAGGCCAGGATTACTACAAAAGCATGTCGTCTTCTGCTCAAGCTCATGCACGTCTGAAAATTGTTTCTAAAATCCTCAGATGTGCCTGTAAGCCTTTTTTTGTTACAATAAAAAAGTCAGATTGTTTTTTAACAAGTTTAAAATGTGGCAAGGTGTTTAAATATATTGATTTGAAaacgtatttttttattttgttattcgcATCCACATGACGCTGTGTCAAGAACTTCACATTTATTGTAAAAGGCCTGATTAACCGGGAATCCACAAATGAAAATATCCACAGGTTGCATAACCACGGGTTTCACTCCTAATAAATATCTCTGAACATACGCGTGCCTGACGCAGTCATTCCAGCAATGTGTTTAATGATATGTGCACTAGTGTGAATCATATTGTTCTGCTAATGCTATTAGCTAATCCACTGTCCATTACACAGGGGAAGAAAGATAATCGCCCTTTTCCTCAAATCTTCAGAGAAAATCTAAACAACAGCGACAATGATGAATGGAAGCAAATCTGGTTTGAAGGCATGTAATGTGATCAGGCTAAGCCACACAAATACAAAGAACCTTATCCATAAACGCAGGCTATTGCACAAACCAATGCAATGGGGCTGACTGCACTGTCAGCACAAAACATTTTCTCACAGGCAGTGCAAATACTGAAAGTGCTGTTGCAACAGATAGCGCTTTAATACACAAGAACCCAATCAGGTTTTCAAGTACGCAAAAATGGCCTGTTTTTACAGGCAAAAGTCACTGAGGAACAAAGCCGTCTTGTGGCAAAGAGGAATGAGAGAAATGTAGCACACATAGCAGAGTCTGTGCTGATAAGATGAAAGCTGTTGCGCAAGGGAGACTTCACACTGGCTGAATGCTTGACAGGGATCCACTCTGGGGATACATGGATTTTTACAAACAAGATGTTGTGGGAAAAGCTTTAAAAAGGCACAGAGTATAATTGCAAGACTCCTTTAAGGCACATTTGTGTCCATTTATAAATAATCTCTAAAAAAAACCTGTCAGTTCTGGCATAATAACTTAGATTTTGAGTTCCCCCATCAAGCACAAAATGCCTTCAGTGTAATTAATATCCCCATTCAATTAATCTGAATGAATAATTCCACACATTCACCACTAGATGGAGCACTATTAATTAAAGCACTTTCATTCATTTGTAGATAAAGATAGATAAactgatagacagatagatcAATGTATAGAAagatactgtagacagacagatagatagacatatTTATAGAAAGACAAACATATGGATGAATTGATATAGGCTACATCTATACAATGGAATAGATGGACGggcagacagacacaaagaaTAGGACCTAggcctatattatattatatgtgacctatatgttatattatataggATATATTAATAGATAGAAA
It contains:
- the LOC127946368 gene encoding phospholipase D1, with product MLRQQEPAVSTLHLVANDMTDIMENLDTRELDIGDGEEEFDGQDPNRAENRIPFSAVYKTIGFKEPGARVFLTALPITAKILEVERFTSAQDRFNVTAQRSVSKSLPAVFKIEMRHGNFSWLIKRKEKHFMELHRELRTYKTFLRIPLPSRSHAERRHTINRNIERSIPSLPRGGGEELAREEQVSSRKRQLEDYLNKLLKMPMYRSYHATLEFIEVSQLSFIHDLGPKGLDGMVLKRSGGHRIPGLNCCGHSKMCYRWSKRWMVVKDSFLVLMKPDSGAISFVLLMDKAFGIKMDTKDTETKHGVRIDSLSRTLVLKFTSYRHARWWGQAVDDFVRKYGSNFLKGHRFGSFANEQKNIPSKWYVNGKQYMEDVANALEEAEEEIFITDWWLSPEIFLKRPVVEGNHWRLDSILRRRAQKGVRIFVMLYKEVELALGINSEYSKRTLQQLHPNIKVMRHPDHVSSSVYLWAHHEKIVVIDQSVAFVGGIDLAYGRWDDKEHRLTDIGSVTRTLPMSAEKASEGSAAMASQSNAPSIVQTNGKNVPVDTADQPKLKGRGKTRRTRFSIRRHLQKHGLAPADSVSSTESSEEKTETAQELQADVIGLMGNTRFWHGKDYCNFVHKDWIQLDKPFDDFIDRHTTPRMPWHDIASVVHGKAARDVARHFIQRWNFTKIMKPKYRSLSYPYLLPKSHTTANEIKYLVPGCTQTNVQLLRSASDWSAGIKYHEESIHTAYVNVIENSKHYIYIENQFFISCADNRVVHNKIGDAIAKRIIKAYRDGKKYRVYVVTPLLPGFEGDINTGGGSAIQAVMHFNYRTMIRGDCSIISQLKKEMGDQWMNYISLGGLRTHAELEGRLVTELIYVHSKMLIADDNTVIIGSANINDRSMLGKRDSEVAVIYEDIHTVTSVMDGQEYQAGRFGLSLRLECFRMILGANTDDSIDVTDPISDQFYKEVWMTTAARNATIYQKVFRCLPSSDVRSILELDGFLSKPGLEKEDPARAQEELKKIRGFLVQFPLQFLSEQNLLPPMGSKEAMVPMDVWT